A stretch of the Panicum virgatum strain AP13 chromosome 9N, P.virgatum_v5, whole genome shotgun sequence genome encodes the following:
- the LOC120688118 gene encoding eukaryotic translation initiation factor 3 subunit B-like, which produces MALAISMEGIEARAREIGVDLSAVDLDSITLPAGEDFGILSDDDEILRNEDPPELEMGLSNIIVVDNLPVVPPEKFEKLENVIRKIYSQIGVIKENGLWMPVNPDTKKTYGYCFIEYNTPQEAELAREKTNGYKLDKSHIFAVNMLDDFEKYMKVPDTWTPAEIKPYTPGENLLKWLTDEKARDQFVIRAGTLTEVYWNDARKLAPELVFQKQYWTDSFIQWSPLGTYLATVHRQGSQVWGGENGFERLMRFAHPMVKLIDFSPGERYLVTYSSHEPSNPRDTHRVVLNIFDVRTGKVMRDFKGNADEFTTGGNVGVSGVSWPIFRWGGGKDDKYFARLGKNVISVYETDMFSLLDKKSLKVENVVDFSWSPTDPIISLFVPEMGGGNQPARVSLVQIPGKEELRQKNLFSVSDCKMYWQNNGEYLAVQVDRYTKTKKSTYTGFELFRIKERDIPIEVLELENKNDKIIAFAWEPKGHRFAIIHGDGPRPDVSFYTMRTANNTSRVSKLTTLKAKQANALYWSPAGRFIVLAGLKGFNGQLEFYNVDELETMATGEHFMATDIMWDPTGRYLATAVTSVHEMENGFQIWSFNGKHLYKVSKDHFYQFIWRPRPPSLLTPEKEEEISKNLKKYSKKYELEDQDAFNQLSEQERKRRTQLQEEWDSWVAKWKQMHEEERAYRRELRDGEASDEEEEYEAKEVEVEEVVDVTEEVLAFDLDQE; this is translated from the exons ATGGCGCTGGCAATCTCCATGGAAGGAATCGAGGCGCGTGCGCGGGAGATCGGGGTGGACCTCTCCGCCGTCGATCTGGACTCCATCACCCTCCCGGCCGGCGAGGACTTCGGCATCCTGAG tgatgatgatgagatACTTCGAAATGAGGACCCTCCTGAACTTGAAATGGGTTTATCCAACATTATCGTAGTGGACAATCTGCCGGTCGTTCCTccagaaaaatttgagaagctTGAGAATGTTATTCGCAAGATATACAGCCAAAttggagtgataaaagaaaATGGTCTATGGATGCCGGTAAACCCAGATACAAAGAAGACATATGGCTACTGTTTCATTGAGTATAATACCCCTCAG GAAGCTGAGCTTGCAAGGGAAAAAACCAATGGGTACAAGCTCGACAAGTCTCATATCTTTGCAGTTAACATGCTTGATGACTTTGAGAAATACATGAAGGTTCCTGACACATGGACGCCTGCAGAAATAAAGCCATACACTCCTGGA gAAAATCTTCTGAAATGGCTAACTGATGAAAAGGCCCGAGATCAGTTTGTCATCCGTGCTGGTACATTGACAGAAGTTTACTGGAATGATGCTAGAAAGCTGGCACCTGAACTCGTGTTTCAAAAGCAG TACTGGACAGACAGTTTCATTCAGTGGTCCCCTCTTGGAACATACTTGGCAACTGTTCATAGGCAGGGGTCACAGGTGTGGGGCGGTGAAAATGGCTTCGAGCGGTTGATGCGTTTTGCTCATCCGATG GTCAAATTGATTGACTTTTCTCCTGGTGAGAGATATTTGGTCACATACAGCAGCCACGAGCCCAGCAATCCTAGAGACACACAT AGGGTTGTCCTAAATATCTTTGATGTAAGGACTGGAAAAGTTATGCGAGACTTCAAGGGAAATGCTGATGAATTTACCACTGGCGGGAATGTTGGTGTTTCTGGTGTTTCATGGCCCATATTCAG GTGGGGTGGTGGAAAGGATGATAAGTATTTTGCAAGGCTTGGGAAGAACGTAATATCGGTCTATGAAACAGATATGTTCTCCCTTCTTGATAAGAAGTCATTGAAGGTAGAAAATGTAGTGGACTTCAGCTGGTCTCCCACTGATCCAATCATATCCTTGTTTGTGCCTGAAATGGGTGGTGGCAACCAGCCAGCAAGG GTGAGCCTTGTGCAAATTCCAGGCAAAGAGGAACTGCGGCAGAAAAACCTTTTCAGTGTCAGCGACTGCAAGATGTATTGGCAGAATAATGGAGAATATCTTGCTGTCCAGGTTGATAGATACACAAAAACAAAGAAGAGCACCTACACTGGGTTTGAGTTGTTTAGAATTAAGGAGAGAGACATCCCAATTGAGGTCCTTGAACTCGAGAACAAGAATGACAAGATCATTGCATTTGCCTGGGAACCTAAAGGCCATCGCTTCGCCATCATTCATGGTGATGGCCCTAGGCCTGATGTTAGTTTTTACACCATGCGAACAGCAAATAACACTAGCCGTGTGTCGAAGCTCACCACTCTCAAGGCCAAGCAAGCGAACGCACTGTATTGGTCTCCTGCTGGCCGCTTCATTGTTCTTGCTGGGCTGAAGGGATTCAATGGACAGCTGGAATTCTACAATGTTGATGAGCTTGAAACGATGGCAACAGGAGAGCATTTTATGGCAACAGACATAATGTGGGATCCTACTGGAAG ATATCTTGCAACTGCTGTTACCTCAGTCCATGAAATGGAGAATGGATTTCAAATATGGTCCTTCAATGGCAAGCACCTTTACAAGGTGTCAAAGGATCACTTCTATCAG TTTATTTGGCGGCCAAGACCACCATCACTTTTGACTCCTGAGAAAGAAGAGGAAATATCAAAGAACCTGAAGAAGTACAGCAAGAAATACGAACTAGAAGACCAGGATGCGTTCAACCAGCTGAGTGAGCAGGAGCGCAAGAGGAGGACACAGCTCCAGGAAGAATGGGACTCGTGGGTTGCCAAGTGGAAGCAGATGCATGAGGAGGAGCGTGCATATAGGAGGGAGCTCAGGGATGGGGAGGCCAGTGATGAGGAGGAAGAGTACGAGGCCAAGGAGGTTGAGGTGGAAGAAGTGGTGGATGTCACCGAAGAAGTTCTCGCATTTGACCTGGATCAGGAGTGA
- the LOC120688120 gene encoding uncharacterized protein LOC120688120, producing MATLARWLPPPAPRAAGPAASAARPLARRRIPRRAATVVSPRAFGRADFDGFVRRAWRGANAGAERLAFEARQAAQRLEGRFSISRRLVEASRAARARAVEIDAELGIGRRWRSFSVDFSRNWPRYRRELNDFMATPIGRALATLFFLWLALSGWLFRIFIFGTFVLPFAGPLLLGTFANRVAIEGTCPACKRRFVGYRNQVIRCMNCQNIVWQPNNSSSGGAGSSRRAEPDVIDVEYEEK from the exons ATGGCGACGCTCGCGCGTTGGCTTCCACCACCAGCCCCACGGGCTGCTGGGCCCGCCGCTTCTGCTGCCCGCCCCCTCGCTCGCCGCCGGATCCCGCGCCGGGCCGCGACCGTGGTCTCCCCGCGCGCGTTCGGCCGCGCGGACTTCGACGGCTTCGTGCGGCGCGCGTGGCGGGGCGCCAACGCGGGCGCCGAGCGGCTCGCCTTCGAGGCGCGGCAGGCCGCGCAGCGCCTGGAAGGGAGGTTCTCGATCTCCCGGAGGCTCGTGGAggcctcccgcgccgcccgcgcgcgcgccgtggagatcgacgccgagctcggcatcggccggcggtggcgctcctTCTCCGTCGACTTCTCCCGCAATTGGCCCAGG TATCGGAGGGAGCTCAATGACTTCATGGCAACTCCCATCGGGAGAGCTTTAGCT ACACTGTTTTTTCTATGGTTGGCACTGTCAGGGTGGCTATTCAGAATTTTCATTTTTGGTACATTTGTGCTGCCTTTCGCTGGCCCTCTTCTCCTTGGAACCTTTGCTAACAGGGTTGCGATTGAG GGAACATGCCCAGCATGCAAAAGGCGGTTTGTGGGCTACCGCAACCAGGTTATCCGGTGCATGAACTGCCAAAACATTGTATGGCAGCCAAATAACAGCTCCTCTGGTGGTGCTGGAAGTTCACGAAGAGCAGAACCTGATGTGATCGATGTAGAGTACGAGGAGAAGTGA
- the LOC120688119 gene encoding haloacid dehalogenase-like hydrolase domain-containing protein Sgpp isoform X2, with translation MLSLRAPAPVLRRRLLSISSPSPGRIGIGSSSSSSSSSFGRGEVKRGRISSAAAPSDMATDSGCALKKLAPLEAILFDIDGTLCDSDPIHFCAFRELLQQIGFNDGVPITEEFYSANISGGHNDDLARSLFPDMDHEKALQFMDDKEAFFRKLAPGQLKAVDGLHDLCRWIEDRNLKRAAVTNAPRANAELMLSLLGLTDFFPVLVIGSECERAKPFPDPYLKVLELIGASPDHTFIFEDSASGIRAGVAAGMPVVALTTRNPGKALSDAGASLLINDIGER, from the exons atGCTGTCTCTGCGTGCGCCTGCGCCTGttcttcgccgccgcctcctctctaTATCATCGCCCTCTCCGGGCAGAATCGGcatcggcagcagcagcagcagcagcagcagcagcttcggCAGAGGAGAAGTGAAGCGCGGCCGCATTTCTAGCGCGGCGGCTCCGTCGGACATGGCGACCGACAG CGGCTGCGCCCTGAAGAAGCTGGCCCCGCTGGAAGCCATCCTGTTCGACATCGACGGCACCCTCTGCGACTCCGACCCCATCCACTTCTGCGCCTTCCGCGAGCTCCTGCAGCAG ATCGGTTTCAACGACGGTGTCCCCATCACCGAGGAGTTCTACAGCGCCAACATCAGCGGCGGGCACAACGACGACCTCGCCCGGTCCCTGTTCCCGGACATGGATCACGAGAAAGCTTTGCAGTTCATGGATGACAAGGAGGCGTTCTTCAGAAA GTTGGCACCAGGACAGTTGAAGGCCGTGGATGGGCTGCACGACCTGTGCAGATGGATCGAAGACCGCAACCTCAAGCGCGCTGCGGTGACGAACGCTCCGAGGGCGAACGCCGAGCTTATGCTGTCACTGCTGGGGCTCACCGACTTCTTCCCGGTGCTCGTCATCGGAAGCGAGTGCGAACGGGCCAAGCCGTTCCCCGACCCTTACCTCAAGGTCCTCGAGCTCATCGGCGCATCGCCTGACCACACCTTCATATTTGAA GACTCTGCATCAGGGATCCGAGCTGGTGTGGCTGCCGGCATGCCTGTGGTCGCTCTGACGACTAGGAACCCTGGGAAGGCGCTCAGCGATGCAGGAGCGAGCTTGCTGATCAACGAT ATCGGTGAGCGGTGA
- the LOC120688119 gene encoding haloacid dehalogenase-like hydrolase domain-containing protein Sgpp isoform X1 — protein MLSLRAPAPVLRRRLLSISSPSPGRIGIGSSSSSSSSSFGRGEVKRGRISSAAAPSDMATDSGCALKKLAPLEAILFDIDGTLCDSDPIHFCAFRELLQQIGFNDGVPITEEFYSANISGGHNDDLARSLFPDMDHEKALQFMDDKEAFFRKLAPGQLKAVDGLHDLCRWIEDRNLKRAAVTNAPRANAELMLSLLGLTDFFPVLVIGSECERAKPFPDPYLKVLELIGASPDHTFIFEDSASGIRAGVAAGMPVVALTTRNPGKALSDAGASLLINDFQDPKLLSVLEELKPVTENGQV, from the exons atGCTGTCTCTGCGTGCGCCTGCGCCTGttcttcgccgccgcctcctctctaTATCATCGCCCTCTCCGGGCAGAATCGGcatcggcagcagcagcagcagcagcagcagcagcttcggCAGAGGAGAAGTGAAGCGCGGCCGCATTTCTAGCGCGGCGGCTCCGTCGGACATGGCGACCGACAG CGGCTGCGCCCTGAAGAAGCTGGCCCCGCTGGAAGCCATCCTGTTCGACATCGACGGCACCCTCTGCGACTCCGACCCCATCCACTTCTGCGCCTTCCGCGAGCTCCTGCAGCAG ATCGGTTTCAACGACGGTGTCCCCATCACCGAGGAGTTCTACAGCGCCAACATCAGCGGCGGGCACAACGACGACCTCGCCCGGTCCCTGTTCCCGGACATGGATCACGAGAAAGCTTTGCAGTTCATGGATGACAAGGAGGCGTTCTTCAGAAA GTTGGCACCAGGACAGTTGAAGGCCGTGGATGGGCTGCACGACCTGTGCAGATGGATCGAAGACCGCAACCTCAAGCGCGCTGCGGTGACGAACGCTCCGAGGGCGAACGCCGAGCTTATGCTGTCACTGCTGGGGCTCACCGACTTCTTCCCGGTGCTCGTCATCGGAAGCGAGTGCGAACGGGCCAAGCCGTTCCCCGACCCTTACCTCAAGGTCCTCGAGCTCATCGGCGCATCGCCTGACCACACCTTCATATTTGAA GACTCTGCATCAGGGATCCGAGCTGGTGTGGCTGCCGGCATGCCTGTGGTCGCTCTGACGACTAGGAACCCTGGGAAGGCGCTCAGCGATGCAGGAGCGAGCTTGCTGATCAACGATTTCCAGGACCCGAAGCTGCTGTCCGTGCTGGAAGAGCTCAAGCCCGTGACGGAAAATGGGCAAGTCTGA